One window from the genome of Nicotiana sylvestris chromosome 9, ASM39365v2, whole genome shotgun sequence encodes:
- the LOC104241252 gene encoding fasciclin-like arabinogalactan protein 17 gives MDSQIYGFLFTLILFFAITGAALQESPSAKHQMSAPQINSNSVLVALLDSHYTELSELVEKALLLQTLEEAVTKHNITIFAPKNEALERDLDPEFKRFLLEPGNLKSLQKLLLFHMIPTRIQSLHWPKTELKPRHHSTLCPGDERISVLRKSGDRMVSMAKVIRADDIIKPDGIIHGIERVLIPKSVQQDFNTRRSLRSISAVLPEGAPEVDPRTNRLKKKPTIPVPAGAPPVLPIYSAMAPGPSLAPAPAPGPGGPHHHFDGESQVKDFIQTLLHYGGYNELADILVNLTSLATEMGRLVSEGYVLTVLAPNDEAMAKLTTDQLSEPGAPEQIMYYHLIPEYQTEESMYNAVRRFGKVKYDTLRLPHKVVAEEADGSVKFGDAEGSAYLFDPDIYTDGRISVQGIDGVLFPVEEIKAAPVAAPVAKVVAKPRRGKLMEVACSVLGSFC, from the exons ATGGATTCCCAGATCTATGGCTTCTTGTTTACTTTGATTCTCTTCTTCGCCATTACAGGTGCTGCATTGCAAGAAAGCCCATCTGCCAAACATCAAATGTCAGCACCTCAGATCAACTCAAACTCAGTTCTTGTAGCCCTTTTGGATTCCCACTACACTGAACTCTCTGAGCTAGTAGAAAAAGCCCTCTTGCTTCAAACCTTAGAAGAAGCCGTCACCAAACACAATATCACCATTTTCGCACCCAAAAACGAAGCTCTTGAACGCGATTTAGATCCCGAGTTCAAACGTTTCTTGCTTGAACCTGGGAATCTCAAATCCCTTCAAAAGCTTCTCCTCTTTCACATGATTCCCACTCGCATTCAGTCCCTCCATTGGCCTAAAACTGAGCTCAAACCCCGCCATCACTCCACTCTCTGCCCCGGAGACGAGCGTATCTCTGTTTTAAGAAAATCTGGAGATAGAATGGTAAGCATGGCGAAAGTTATTCGTGCAGATGATATTATCAAACCGGACGGAATAATCCACGGGATAGAACGCGTCTTGATACCCAAATCAGTGCAACAAGATTTCAATACGAGAAGAAGCCTTCGTTCAATTTCAGCTGTATTACCAGAAGGAGCACCAGAAGTGGACCCAAGAACAAACAGATTGAAAAAAAAGCCAACAATCCCAGTACCCGCTGGAGCACCACCGGTATTACCCATTTACTCAGCCATGGCACCAGGCCCATCACTAGCTCCAGCACCAGCTCCAGGACCAGGTGGACCCCACCACCACTTCGACGGTGAAAGCCAAGTAAAAGATTTCATCCAAACTCTATTGCATTACGGTGGTTACAATGAATTAGCCGACATTCTCGTAAATCTCACTTCCTTAGCTACGGAAATGGGGAGATTAGTGTCCGAAGGGTACGTTTTAACTGTTTTAGCACCTAACGATGAAGCGATGGCGAAATTAACGACGGATCAGCTGTCCGAACCGGGTGCGCCGGAGCAGATAATGTATTATCATTTGATACCGGAGTATCAAACGGAGGAAAGTATGTATAATGCCGTGAGGAGATTTGGGAAAGTGAAGTATGATACTTTAAGATTGCCACATAAAGTTGTTGCTGAAGAAGCTGACGGTTCTGTGAAATTTGGGGATGCTGAAGGGTCGGCGTATTTGTTCGACCCGGATATTTACACCGACGGCAGGATTTCCGTTCAGGGGATTGACGGAGTTTTGTTTCCGGTTGAGGAAATTAAGGCTGCTCCTGTAGCTGCTCCTGTTGCTAAAGTTGTTGCCAAACCAAGAAGAG GAAAGTTGATGGAAGTAGCATGTAGTGTGCTGGGGTCATTCTGTTAA